The Halobacillus amylolyticus nucleotide sequence TTCAAGCTTTTCATCCGTCACATCACCAAGAATACGAATCGCAAGGCCTGGCCCAGGGAACGGCTGTCTCCAAACAATATGGTCAGGAACACCAAGTTCTGTTCCAAGGGCACGGACTTCATCCTTGAATAGCGTATTCAAAGGTTCAATTAACTTAAACTGCATATCCTCGGGTAAGCCGCCCACATTGTGATGGGATTTGATGGTTTGTGCCGTTTCGGTGCCACTCTCGATAATATCTGTATAAAGTGTTCCTTGAGCGAGAAAATCGATATCCTTTAGTTTGTCAGCTTCATCATCAAATACATAGATGAATTCATTACCGATAATTTTCCGCTTCTGCTCTGGGTCCGAGACACCTGCCAGTTTTCCAAGAAATCGATCTTTAGCATCGACTTTTATGATGTTCATTTGAAAACCGTCTCCAAGGGTCCGCATGACATCGTCGGCCTCATTTTTTCGAAGCAGCCCATGATCAACGAATATACATGTCAACTGATCGCCAATCGCCTTATGAATAAGTGCTGCAACAACAGAAGAGTCAACGCCTCCACTGAGGGCGCACAATACTTTACGGTCCCCTACTTCTGCACGGATTTTTTCGACTTCCATGTCTACCACATGTTCCATTGTCCAATCATCTGTCGCTTCACAAGCTTCAAATACAAAGCTGCGCAGCAGATCATTGCCGTATTCTGAATGACGAACTTCTGGATGGAACTGTACTCCATACATTTTCGTATCACCATTACTCATAGCGGCTACCGGACAGGATGAGCTTGTCGCATCTACTTGAAACCCTGATGGGGCAGCAATCACTTTGTCGCTATGACTCATCCACACGGTTTGCTGTTTCGGAGTTTTCCGGAACAATAAAGGATCTTCATTAATTGAGATTTCTGCTTTGCCATATTCACGTTCTTTCGCCCGCTCTACCTTCCCGTCAAAATGATGAGTCATCAGCTGCATTCCGTAACAAATGCCAAGCACAGGGATACCTAATTCAAACAACTCTTCATCACAGCGGAAGCTATCTTCTCCATACACACTGTTCGGACCACCTGACAAAATAATCCCGCTAGGATCGATTTCTCTGATTTGTTCAGCTGTCAGTTTATGAGAGTGAAGCTCACTATACACACCAAATTCGCGAATTCGGCGAGTAATCAGTTGATTATACTGACTTCCAAAGTCAAGCACGAGAATCATGCCTTTAACTTGTTCCATAAAACTCAACTCCTTAATTACGGGAACTTACCCGCGAAAAATATGCTTGCTGCGATTATCCGAAACAAGCAGCCAAAAAAATGTGCTCAGCTGTGCTATCTTGGATTTTAACCGCATGAGTCAATTTCATAATTGCTCTTTTTAAAACGCCAAAGTCTGGAAGAATATAAGGCTCTTTTCTGAAAAGGTTCAAAGTGGATTCTTATCCAGCAGATTTTAGTTTCCGTTTTATAAAGAAGTTTGATCACTTTCTATCCATGTTGCTTCACATCGCCCCCCTTATCCTGGAGACTCAGCTCCGAGACACTTAGGTCCGTTACGGTATGAGGGCTCGGGGTGGCTGGGAAACGACTCGCTTTCCTGCGGCCCCACAGGACGTGGGGTCGTTCGGTGTTGGCACACGACGTGCCGAACTTAACCGAACATCCTCTAAACGGCAAACCTCCTCAGGCGAAGCCTTCCGGGGTCTTGCCTCGCCCCTTCTCCCGCGGGAGTCTCGCCGTTTCCCAGCCACCCCACCTGTTTTGTGATGAACGGAGCCATTCGTATTCCGAATGAGTCTCCAATGTTCAGAGGGCTTCATCCATCATGATGTAGCATAATAACCGTGTCACAGAGAGATTTCCAGCTATCTGATAGGAAGTTCTTCTGTCTTTTTCGGTGACTTGTGAACCTGGAGTGTTTCCGTTCTTCTCACAAACACAAGGAAGTCCGGGAAATTGCGAGACTCCTGGGGGATGGACATGACAGGTGAGACCCCGGAGGACGGAGTCCGAGGAGACTCAGCGCATGCCCACGGAAAGCGAGTGATCTCCCGGACCTCCTTCTCCATCCAAGGAAACGGAAACCTATCTCGAGATGGAGTCTTCCAGTTTACTGCCCTTAACCTAATAAAAATGATTTCAAATTTCCTACTTGACTAGATTGGGGGAGGTACTTCCTTTTTTGCGTTTTGAATCCCTTACGACAGAAGGGGGCTTAAATTATGAAATTGTTTCGCATGTATAAAAAAATAGACTTCTACCCCCGGATTTTCACGGTGAAGGCAGAAGTCCATGCAAAATATACACGTCACACGATTCCTGCCTTCATAGTCAGAACGTTACGGCGTTCCGGTAGAGACTCTCGGACCAAATTACCGAGGATATATGAAGGATTGATACCATTGATTTTCATTCATTCTATCAACAGCATAGACTGGAATCAAGACAATGCTTTTTTAATTAAATTTTCCCATAATTCTGTGACCTTATGCCATTGTTCTTTACGGCCTTCATTTCTGTACAAGACACGTTCATAGTTATTCGTCAACTTGCGCATGTCATTGGATTGGAAATGTGTGTCGACCTTCCTTGCGTAGTCCCTAAGCGTCTGATCAGGATAACGTTTCAAGCCTCTATGTTCGAGGACCTTCAATAGATACTGATAGGCGCGTTCGTACGTATCTTCACTGTCCCTTTTTCTAAATCGTCTGATTAAAATGGCGGTCATCCAGCGGAACCTTGTGAAATATAAGGCGGCGGCGATGATCAACGCTGCGAGCAGGCTGATCCATAGTGACAGGGTGTTCTGCCTTGCGTCTGTACCCGTTTGGCTTGCGCTTGTGCTTGCGCTCGCTTGTTGTTCTTGCATTTGTTCCGGCCTTCCAGTTAGGTCCTCTTCCGGTTCGTTTGCATTGGCTGCTGCGGATTCGGCTTCATCCTCTGTTTCGTCGATTTCAAGGTGAAAGTCTGTGTTGTTCGTAAAGCCCTGTGTTGGTTCAAAAGGAACCCAGCCTGCCTCCGGGAAGTACACCTCTACCCAGGAGTGCGCGTTGCCGCTGGTTACCTCATAAACGTTCAAGGTTTCGTTGTTTACTGTGGCAGTTTCGTTTTGGCGTTCACCACCGGTAAAGCCTTTGACCCAGCGGGAGGGTATGCCTTCAGCACGAAGTAGCACGACCATGGATGTTGAGTAGTTATCACAATATCCGACTTGGGATTCGAATAGAAATTGATCAACATAGTCCTGATTTTCACTGGGGACAGGGACGTCGGTTGTGGAATACTCAAATCCGTTTTGAGAGAAATAAGACTCGACAGCTTTCGCTCGATCGTAGCGGTTATCTTCACCACTTACGATTTCACTAGCCAGGTCACGAACACGATCCGGTAAACTATCAGGTAATTGTAGATAGTTTTCGGTGATTTCTTCTGGATCCTCGCCATTGGTTTCTCTTAATTGATTGTATTCAAAAGAAGGTGCATTGTAATGGGTGATGTATTGCTGAACTTGGTTCGGATCCCCTTCTATTAATGTATCCATCTCCCCAGTGTTCTCGTGCAATGTGATGTCCACTCTTTCAGGAAAACGTTCCAGTTCTTGGACTCCATAAGGGTAAACAAGCTTCCTGAAATCAGCCTCATCAGTAAAATTCAGCAATGCTGTCTGTTCTTCTACCTCTACATTATCTGTAAATGTTTGAAATTCAATATTATCAGGTGAGACTTTGGTAACAGGGTCTTCTAATGTGTCTTCCCATCCTTTCCCTGTGTACGTATCCTTAGATTCAATTCTCCAGTATTGCTCATTGTCAGCAACTGCTTGAAAGACTGTCGTATCGTCCTGAATAAACGAACCGCCAAGTCTTGAATCGTTCTCTCCATACCCTACTTTTTGAACACGCCCACCCGGTCCCGCACCTGCGTCACTATTTGAGCTTGTCAAGTAGGGAACAGGGTCCGGCCATTGCGGACCCAACTTAGGTGCAGCATATCCCACCAAGGTAGAGAACATAATCACTCCAATTAAGGGCAGTGCCCACAAGTAAGTCTTTTTCACACCTTTTAATAAAATCTCTTCTTTGTCCATTTCTTTGAATAAATGAGCTAAGCCGAGTGAGACCATTGCCAGTATAAACGTGCGGATGATAGCCCATTGCCCATCATACATCGTAAATGTATCGACAACAGTGACATAAACAAAGGTAAGAATAACAAAAGCGAGCATCCGTTTGGCAATGATAAACCAGTAATACAGCAGATAGCTCATGAGCCATAACAAAACCAAGAATAATAGACTTCTAAATAACGGCGTCATTTCCCACCATTGTTGCGCTTGAATGACTTGAATATTGTAAATGACTTGATCATAAACAACAGAAAACCATTGTCCACTGAAAATCCGTTCAGCTACATATAACCCGTCAATAATAAATAATAGACCAAGCAGCTTTAATGGAACCGAGATCATCCAAGTGATTTGCAGAAATGAAATAAAAAAGCAAAAACCGGCATAGATAAGGAAGACTTTAACATTTTGCGTATTTGAGATCATTTCTAGCGGCCTCAACCATTCACAAAACAGTAAAAATCCACAAACGTAGATGACGATCTGATAGACTAGCCCTTGCTTCCCCTGTGAGATGTCCATTATGTGTTCACCTCAAATTCTTGTTGAATTAATTCTTCCTCTGAGATTACATTTACGACAATTCCATTGTTTACTAACTGCTTAACCAATTTGTGATCTTGAAACTCCATTTGACTGCGAGGTTTGACATAAAAGAAGACGACACGTTTACTTTTTTGTGCTAGACGAGTGAGGCTTGTAAACATTTGTGTATCCAGGTGGTGACTCACGATAAGCAACAACATTCCCGTTAGATTCTGTGAAAGTTCACGCCCCAGTTGTTTAGCAAATGGCGTTTGTCCCACCGGGCGGACTTGGGCTAAATGCTGTTGAATCATGTCCTTATAGGCATGGTCTTGTTGAAAAGGAAAATACCTTTTCCCTTCACCAAGTGTCATGAAGGCAAGCTGTGAGGATCTATTATAAATCTCTTCTAGCAAAGACGCACTAAATTCTACTGATCCCTCAAAACTCAAAGGATGCATATTTTCTTCATAGACGGCATTTAAGATGATCAACATATCTACGCTTTTCTCCTGCTCAAATTCCTTTGTCATCATCTGGTTGCTTTTAGCCGTCGTCTTCCAGTCAATCCACGCAAAGCGGTCTCCCGGAACATACTCTCTCACACCGGAAACGACATTCGTGTTTTTTTCATTCAGCTTGAAGGATGGACTGACTCCCTGTTCAAAACTGTAAGCCCTTTCTTTCAATTTAACTGGGCGTTTATAAGGAAAGGCAATAATTTTATTATCAAGTTGATGGACCACTTCTTTCGTAATAAACCCGAAGAAATCCCCTGTTTTCACACGGAGAGCCTCTAGATGATGCTCACCTCTTGGAATCTCTTCTATTTCATACTGATAGCGAATGGTACGTTTAAACCAAGGAAAAGCTGCTTTCCTCATCCGTCTTGGCTTATTCAAATCATCTGGTTTGCCCATGTTCTGATACTTGTCAAAATGCGTATCTCGCTTCATTAAAGACTCGGGGAAATATTCTTCAATTACACAATAATATAAAGGATAGGGAAACGACCTAGTGATGTGAACGTCCACATAAATAGTCTCCCCTGCTGTTGTTACCCTTTTAGACAAGCGGCGCTCAATCTCCCAGTTATCCATTCGGTAAAAAGTAAGCCCCACCATGTAAAGGAGAAGGGGCAAAAAGCTGTAAAATAAAAACCAGCTCACGAAGCCGCCTTGAAACATAGCATAGGAGAAAAGCACAGCAAATATAAGAAGAACAACTGCTAATCTAGCTGTGAATCGAACCGATTGCTTCATTCATTTACGTTCCTCTGCACTGGAATTGAAGTCATTGTTAGCAGTTCGGCCACAATTTCTTCCGCGGCAGTCCCTTCGAATTTGGATTCTGAGGTTAGAATCATACGATGGGATAAAACATAAGGAGCCAAAAATTTAACATCATCGGGAATAACATAATCCCTATCTTGAATAAACGCATAGGCTTTAGCTGCCTTCATGAGGGCGATTGAACCTCGCGGGCTCACACCGAGATATACCCCTTCGTGAGTTCTTGTCCCAGTTACTAACTCCACAATATAACGATTAACCGTTTGATCCACATACACTTCTTCTGTTTGCTTCTGCAGATCAATCAGCTCTTCACGAGAAATTACGGAATCTATCGCATGAATCGGATGGCTGCCTGACGTTCGTTCGAGCATTTCCATTTCCTGTTTAGCTTTCGGATAACCCATTTTCAACTTTAATAGAAAACGGTCCAGCTGTGCTTCAGGCAATGGATAGGTTCCCTCATATTCGATAGGGTTTTGTGTGGCCATGACAAAGAATGGCTGTTTTAAAGGTACTGCTTCTCCATCGACTGTTATACTTGTTTCTTCCATTCCCTCTAGTAAAGCAGACTGTGTTTTAGGTGAAGTTCGATTAATTTCATCGGCTAAAACAATATTGCCTAAAATCGGGCCTGGACGAAATTCGAATTCAAGTTCTTTCGGATTATATATGGAAACTCCTGTTACGTCAGACGGCAACAAGTCAGGTGTAAATTGAATACGTTTAAAATCACAATCGAGCGACTTAGCTAACGTTCGCACTAGCATCGTCTTTCCAACTCCTGGTACATCTTCAAGCAAAACGTGACCTTTAGCAAGCAATGCAATCACACTCAATAATGCAGCTTCCTCCTTGCCAATCATTACTTTATTAATGTTCTTTAAAACTTCCGTAATCTTGGGCTGGTATAAAAAAGTTTGCTGTGTCATCAGGTGTACCCCTCTCTACTTTGACGATATATTCTGAAAAGTCGCGCTCATCATAACTATACTACAACTATAGGCATACGACAAAATATCTGAAAGCTTTTCGGCAAATTTTTTACCATGTGAGAAGGCTTTAAAGAAAAATCCCCATTGTAAAGGGTCCACCCTCTTTCACCAACGTCTTTGGACCCACTAGATTGGAAGATAACAACAATTAAATATGGATTTAGTCGTTCACACTATGCTTAAAAACTAGTAAACAAGTGTTTAGAAAATACATTTCGGGGTATTTTCTAATAGAGTTACTGAAAAGGGAGAGGGCCAACTTGAGACTAGATCAATCGCTAATTACTCGAATCATACATAAGGATAAGCAAGCACTTGATCTGCTTTACGATAGATATTCCCGCATATTATATTCCATCATCATTTCAGAGGTAAACGACTCCAAGAAAACAGAACGGATCATAACCTGCTTGTTTAAAGAGATATGGAGCAAACCTCACCAATTTAATGAAAAGTTTTTTTCTGCAAGTCTTATAAAAAAATGCACAGCTCTTCTGCGCACACTTTAACCTTTCTTAAGCGGGTTAACTAATCATCGCAATCAACTTTTTGCCCTATTTTCTCCCTCGGCACTAGTCATACGCCCTTCCATCATTACACAGTTTTCATAAAGTAATTGTATAGACGAAAAGGTGGTGAGATGATGGGCTACGGATACGGAAATAACGTTGGCGGCTTTGGTGGCTATGGTAATAATGTTGGCGGTCTTGGCGGCTACGGCGGCTATGGCGGCTATGGCTGTGGTCATAAAGGCGGAAATAATTTCGCCCTAATTGTTGTTTTGTTTATTCTTCTCATTATTGTAGGAGCTTCTTTTTACAAGTAATCTGTATTATAAAAAAGAGCTAGGACTTAGCTTCCTGGCTCTTTTTGTTAACAGAAAAGGGCTCCTCAACTATTACGCAATAGTTGAGGAGCCCTTTTCATGACTACTTACTCATTAGAAATTTTTTGCTGTGCTGTTGGTCTCTTATGAAGAGTAGAACAAGGCCCTGCTTGCAACAAGTAGCTGCCCCCGTCATGTCCTATAATGTTTTTCACACTTTCAGCCGTCTGAACAAGTGATTCCAGATCAACACCTGTCGCCACCCCTGACTCATGGAGAAAATGCACAAGATCTTCTGTTGCTACATTCCCTGATGCTCCCGGAGCGTATGGACAACCTCCCAGTCCAGCAATTGAACTGTCAAAATGAATTACACCTTGTTGCAATGCACTAACAGTGTTCGCTACAGCCATCCCCCTTGTGTTATGAAAATGCATCGAGAAAGTGATGGATGGAAACACCTCTTTTAATTCTCCTAATGTATCGTATACTTGCTTTGGATTGGCCATCCCGGTAGTATCCGCCAGTGATATTTCACTTATCCCCATCCTTTGATACCGTTTTATGATCGGGGTCAACTGATTGACTTGTACCTTCCCCTCATAAGGGCACCCGAAGGCCACAGATATGGACCCTCCCACAACGATGTTTTGCTTGTGCGCTAAGTCAATAATAGGTTCCAGTCTATTTTGGGCGTCTTCTACTATTGCGTTTGCATTTGACAGACTATGAGAATCTGTCGCTGAGAGCATTAGTTTTAATTTCTTAATACCTGAATCAATCGCCCTTTGAGCCCCTTTTACATTAGGGACTAAGGCTCGAAAGTGAAGATCCTCCAAGTCTTGCACTTGACGTACGACTTCCTCAGCATCCTTTAATTGCGGAATGGCTTCTGGATGAACAAACGAAGTTACCTCCATTGATTGTAAACCAGTCTTCGCCAGTTCTCTAATGATTTTCACTTTGTTCTCTGTAGGTATCCATTTTGCTTCTGCCTGAAAACCATCACGAGGGGCCACTTCACAAATAATAGCTTTAGAAGGCAATTCTAGATTTCGTGAGCGCATGATTAAATAATCCCCTTTTCTTTTAGTTGCTTGACCTCTTCTGTTGAAAGGCCTAAACTTCCACTGTAAATTTCATCATTATGTTCTCCAAGATCGGGCGCACGATGACGTATAGCGCCAGGCGTTTTAGAAAACTTAGGCACAACACCAGGCACCTTAACTTTCCCTAGACGAGGATGCTCGACCTCTACAATGTTTTCCCGTGCTTTAAAGTGTGGATCTTGAAAGATATCTTCGATGGTATAGATAGGACTTATCGGAACCCCAAAGGAATCCAATTTCTCCGTTAATTCTTTCTGTGTATACTTTCTGATCCAGTTTGAGACAATTTCCTGCACTTGTTCATCATTTTTCAATCGCTCTGAGTTTGTATAATATCGATCATCTTCTAACATATCTGTACGTTCCATTGCTTCGGCCAGACGATTAAATGTAGAGTCCGTACTTGTGACGAGTACAACAAATTTCCCATCGCTTGTCGCATAAGTGCCTGCAGGGCTTGAGTGTCCAGAAAGCCCTGGACTCCTTTCACGTACCTTCCCATTTTGATCGTATTCAGCAACTAAGAATTCGAGCATTCGGAAGATCGATTCATAAAGACCCATCTCTACAATTTGCCCTTCACCATCCTCATTCACATCACGATTGTATAATGCGCTCACTGTCGCAAGAGCCATGTACACTCCAGTAATATAATCTAGTAAAGAATAAGACGGACTAACTGGCGGACGGTCAGGGTAACCTTGAATGGCTGTGTGCCCGCTGAATGCTGTACCTGGCGTGCCAAACCCCGCCTTTTCACTGTAAGGGCCTGTTTGGCCATATCCAGATACCCGAGACATAATTAATTCAGGATTCACCTCTTTTAATTCTTCATAGCCTAATCCCCATTTTTCCATTGTACCGGGACGAAAGTTTTCTACTAACACATCTGATTGGGCAATTAACTTCTTGAATAACTTTTTTCCATCCTCGGTCCGTATATCTAACGTGATCGATTTTTTGTTCCGCGCCAGCCCCGGCCATCTTAGTCCTTCTTCTCCTTTCCAAGGTCCCACTGTCCTTAAGGTGTCCCCTTTACCAGGCAGCTCGATTTTAGTTACATCTGCTCCAAAATCTGCTAGTAAGGTAGCTCCAAAAGGGGCGGCGATCATGGTTGAAATATCCAAGATTTTCACCCCGGTTAAAGGTCCGAAATTTACTTTACTCATTTATATTCTCCTCTCATGGATCGATTAAGTAGATCGATCTAATGATATGCTAAAAAAATTTACACCTTCATTAGCTGCTGCTTAATACTCTTTCTTTCAAATGCTTTAAATGCAGGGTGATCGCTTCTACAGCCTTTGCTGATTCCTTTGCTTTAACCGCTTCCAAAATAGCACGGTGTTCAAACAATGCTTGTTTTGATCGGCCTTTTGCACCTAAAGTCTGCTTCCTTACCTTTTGTATCATTTGCAAATTGGATTCCATCATTGAAACAAACACGAAATTTTGGGTGGATTCTGCTAATGCAATGTGAAAACTGCTATCTATTCCTATTTGTTCGTCAGGATTTTTTAACTCTTCTTCCATTTTGGTTAATAGCCCTGCCATCTTTTCGATATTCTCTTCAGTTGCTCTAGAACTGGCTAATTCAGCTATCTTAGGCTCAAGTGTTTCTCTAGCTTCAATGAAATGAAGAATGGCTGATTTCTCCAAAGTATCAATTGGATTAAAATTGTATTTCACCCGCTGGTCGACTCCTCGCACAAACCTGCCGCCGCCTACTCTAGATACAATCAACCCTTCCGATTCTAACACACGGAACGCTTCTCTTAAGGATGTTCTACTGCAACCTAACTTTTCGGATAAACTCCTTTCAGCCGGGAGTCGATCCCCAGGTTCCAACTTTCCATCATCGATGAGCTGTAAAATTTGCTGCACAATTTTCTCGTACTTCCGCTCACTCTTTACATCTTCATGGGTTTGTTCACTCAATTATTCGCACCCCTTTAAATTGGTTAGCCCAATTTAACTATTATTATAATAAATATGATCCCAAACGTCAAGCTTGATACAAGAAAAGACTCCGTTACAGTAAATAGTTACTGTAACGGAGTCTTCACAAGCTCTTAAGTCGATTTTTCAATAATATTAATGACAGACCTTAAGTCTTCCACTGGAATCTGACCTGGCGCAGAGCTTTGTTCCCCTATGCCGAATGTAATGGCAGATCCAAATTTCCATCCAAACATTCTGCTGATCGAGCCATACTCTCCCATGGATATAGAAACAACCGGAATTTTGATATGTTTATTAATAGCTTGAGTAGCCTCAAGTAATACCAATACATCATCCATGTTTTTTGGCATAACTGAAATCTTAACCATATCGGCTTGATAATTTTCCGCTTGTCTCCCTATTTCAAAAATGGTCTCTACAGATGGTGTTTGTTCAAAGTTATGGTAAGAAAAAATCAGCTTTATATCATGATTGTTCGTTATTTTACGCAGATACTTAATATCATCTTCATTATTATCTAATTCATAATCAACGAAGTCGATACTTCCTGTACCAACCAGCAGCTTCAACAAGTTTAATTTATCCTTTTCGTTTAAAGCAATCTTCTGTCCACCCTCCGCTGCTGACCGAATCGTAAACAAGAGAGGGACTCCCCCGGCTATGTCACTGATCTTATTAAGAGCGTCAATCACCTTTGATTCATCATCTAGATTTTCGAAATAATCCGCACGCCATTCAATGATATCAGGTTGCTTACCTTTAATAACGTCTAATTCTTCTATCAACTCTTGAGTATTCTTACCGATAAGTGGAATACATATCATTGGACGCTGACCGCCAATTAATTTACCTTTTACTTTGAATGTTTTTTTACTCCGCTCCATTAAAAAGTCCCCTTGACACGTCAATATTTTGGTCCCCACAATAACGAAATGTTCTGAACCTTTAAATCATATTAGTGTCATTCTATAGGAGTTTTTTTTAACTTACAATCCTTTTTCACTTAAAAGCATAAAAATGTTCAAAGCGGCCGCTTTGAACATTTTTATAGTTAACTACTTTCATTGTTATCCGTTTCCAAATCCAAAAGCAATTTTACCTTCTCTTGTTCATCTTCTTTTGTTTTTAGGATATGAAGCACTCGATCTTTTATCTGTCCTTCTGATTCTTGTCTTATTGCTAATTTAACTAATTTCCTTTTTTTAAACTCTGATAAGTTCTCTTGTTGAATATCAAAAATTTGGTTAAGTGCGTCATAGCCTAATGTACTGAGCATCTTATTTAGATTGGGTTGCATACACTTTCCTACTCTCTTCAAAAAGCTAGGTTTAGTCCTTAGGCAACTGGCCTTGAGGGAGTAACACCATAATAACCATAATGGTTCATCCCCATTGTTTACATGCTGATGGAATTCTCCTTCAGGAATAAACATATAATCATTTTCTTTAAATGAACGCTTGTTTCCTTTATCATCAACGACTTCACCTGAACCTTTAATGACGACATTCAGCTCTTCAGAATTGTCATGATTATGAAGGGAACTTGCTTCGCCTGGTTCAAAAACAGTTAACCCGGCCATCATATGCTTGGATCCTACATTATCAGGAGTAATTAGCTGAAACACTTTTCGAACCATATTTTTATTAGGATCTTCTAGACCTAGCCATGAAGGCTTGGAATCTTTGAATGGATCTAATACTTTAATTTCCATAACTTAACTCCTCCTTTTTCCTTGAAAATTATTTAATACTTGCATGATGTACTTTCTTACCAGGAGAGTAAATATCCATGATGTTCCAATGCCCATCTGTAGGGACTGGGTTATTGATCATAGGTGCATCTATAACAAATGGTTTGTTCGATTCAATCGCTTGTTGTAATGCAGGTTTAAATTCCTCTGCTGAATTAATTTTCACCCCATCGACCCCGTACG carries:
- the guaA gene encoding glutamine-hydrolyzing GMP synthase; translated protein: MEQVKGMILVLDFGSQYNQLITRRIREFGVYSELHSHKLTAEQIREIDPSGIILSGGPNSVYGEDSFRCDEELFELGIPVLGICYGMQLMTHHFDGKVERAKEREYGKAEISINEDPLLFRKTPKQQTVWMSHSDKVIAAPSGFQVDATSSSCPVAAMSNGDTKMYGVQFHPEVRHSEYGNDLLRSFVFEACEATDDWTMEHVVDMEVEKIRAEVGDRKVLCALSGGVDSSVVAALIHKAIGDQLTCIFVDHGLLRKNEADDVMRTLGDGFQMNIIKVDAKDRFLGKLAGVSDPEQKRKIIGNEFIYVFDDEADKLKDIDFLAQGTLYTDIIESGTETAQTIKSHHNVGGLPEDMQFKLIEPLNTLFKDEVRALGTELGVPDHIVWRQPFPGPGLAIRILGDVTDEKLEIVRESDAILRDEVKKAGLDRDIWQYFTVLPNIKSVGVMGDERTYDHTIGIRAVTSIDGMTSDWARIPWDVLERISTRIVNEVDHINRVVYDVTSKPPATIEWE
- a CDS encoding DUF58 domain-containing protein — encoded protein: MKQSVRFTARLAVVLLIFAVLFSYAMFQGGFVSWFLFYSFLPLLLYMVGLTFYRMDNWEIERRLSKRVTTAGETIYVDVHITRSFPYPLYYCVIEEYFPESLMKRDTHFDKYQNMGKPDDLNKPRRMRKAAFPWFKRTIRYQYEIEEIPRGEHHLEALRVKTGDFFGFITKEVVHQLDNKIIAFPYKRPVKLKERAYSFEQGVSPSFKLNEKNTNVVSGVREYVPGDRFAWIDWKTTAKSNQMMTKEFEQEKSVDMLIILNAVYEENMHPLSFEGSVEFSASLLEEIYNRSSQLAFMTLGEGKRYFPFQQDHAYKDMIQQHLAQVRPVGQTPFAKQLGRELSQNLTGMLLLIVSHHLDTQMFTSLTRLAQKSKRVVFFYVKPRSQMEFQDHKLVKQLVNNGIVVNVISEEELIQQEFEVNT
- a CDS encoding AAA family ATPase — protein: MTQQTFLYQPKITEVLKNINKVMIGKEEAALLSVIALLAKGHVLLEDVPGVGKTMLVRTLAKSLDCDFKRIQFTPDLLPSDVTGVSIYNPKELEFEFRPGPILGNIVLADEINRTSPKTQSALLEGMEETSITVDGEAVPLKQPFFVMATQNPIEYEGTYPLPEAQLDRFLLKLKMGYPKAKQEMEMLERTSGSHPIHAIDSVISREELIDLQKQTEEVYVDQTVNRYIVELVTGTRTHEGVYLGVSPRGSIALMKAAKAYAFIQDRDYVIPDDVKFLAPYVLSHRMILTSESKFEGTAAEEIVAELLTMTSIPVQRNVNE
- a CDS encoding hydroxymethylglutaryl-CoA lyase, whose product is MRSRNLELPSKAIICEVAPRDGFQAEAKWIPTENKVKIIRELAKTGLQSMEVTSFVHPEAIPQLKDAEEVVRQVQDLEDLHFRALVPNVKGAQRAIDSGIKKLKLMLSATDSHSLSNANAIVEDAQNRLEPIIDLAHKQNIVVGGSISVAFGCPYEGKVQVNQLTPIIKRYQRMGISEISLADTTGMANPKQVYDTLGELKEVFPSITFSMHFHNTRGMAVANTVSALQQGVIHFDSSIAGLGGCPYAPGASGNVATEDLVHFLHESGVATGVDLESLVQTAESVKNIIGHDGGSYLLQAGPCSTLHKRPTAQQKISNE
- a CDS encoding YjcZ family sporulation protein; amino-acid sequence: MGYGYGNNVGGFGGYGNNVGGLGGYGGYGGYGCGHKGGNNFALIVVLFILLIIVGASFYK
- a CDS encoding CaiB/BaiF CoA transferase family protein → MSKVNFGPLTGVKILDISTMIAAPFGATLLADFGADVTKIELPGKGDTLRTVGPWKGEEGLRWPGLARNKKSITLDIRTEDGKKLFKKLIAQSDVLVENFRPGTMEKWGLGYEELKEVNPELIMSRVSGYGQTGPYSEKAGFGTPGTAFSGHTAIQGYPDRPPVSPSYSLLDYITGVYMALATVSALYNRDVNEDGEGQIVEMGLYESIFRMLEFLVAEYDQNGKVRERSPGLSGHSSPAGTYATSDGKFVVLVTSTDSTFNRLAEAMERTDMLEDDRYYTNSERLKNDEQVQEIVSNWIRKYTQKELTEKLDSFGVPISPIYTIEDIFQDPHFKARENIVEVEHPRLGKVKVPGVVPKFSKTPGAIRHRAPDLGEHNDEIYSGSLGLSTEEVKQLKEKGII
- a CDS encoding DUF4129 domain-containing transglutaminase family protein translates to MDISQGKQGLVYQIVIYVCGFLLFCEWLRPLEMISNTQNVKVFLIYAGFCFFISFLQITWMISVPLKLLGLLFIIDGLYVAERIFSGQWFSVVYDQVIYNIQVIQAQQWWEMTPLFRSLLFLVLLWLMSYLLYYWFIIAKRMLAFVILTFVYVTVVDTFTMYDGQWAIIRTFILAMVSLGLAHLFKEMDKEEILLKGVKKTYLWALPLIGVIMFSTLVGYAAPKLGPQWPDPVPYLTSSNSDAGAGPGGRVQKVGYGENDSRLGGSFIQDDTTVFQAVADNEQYWRIESKDTYTGKGWEDTLEDPVTKVSPDNIEFQTFTDNVEVEEQTALLNFTDEADFRKLVYPYGVQELERFPERVDITLHENTGEMDTLIEGDPNQVQQYITHYNAPSFEYNQLRETNGEDPEEITENYLQLPDSLPDRVRDLASEIVSGEDNRYDRAKAVESYFSQNGFEYSTTDVPVPSENQDYVDQFLFESQVGYCDNYSTSMVVLLRAEGIPSRWVKGFTGGERQNETATVNNETLNVYEVTSGNAHSWVEVYFPEAGWVPFEPTQGFTNNTDFHLEIDETEDEAESAAANANEPEEDLTGRPEQMQEQQASASTSASQTGTDARQNTLSLWISLLAALIIAAALYFTRFRWMTAILIRRFRKRDSEDTYERAYQYLLKVLEHRGLKRYPDQTLRDYARKVDTHFQSNDMRKLTNNYERVLYRNEGRKEQWHKVTELWENLIKKALS